The Candidatus Binatia bacterium genome has a window encoding:
- a CDS encoding SAM-dependent methyltransferase, with protein MRVLAFLVYLPIQIVLLPLLIVAALIFSYYQIMVSRRVGVSQTGIEVLGGRVHMHLFGLRQDEATLALSRVLPNFSLRLTRFMLWPQTVYYWLAGRSILYPTVVAPGKETLGQMITARTSFLDEILERAALEMRQVVFLGAGYDTRAYGPMRREELRFFEVDLPVTQALKIACLDQAGLSRDHVTFVTTDFESDNLFEQLAAAGYDPQQPTLFLWEGVTLYLAESDVRRTLADIRAHAGAGSVIACDLYSDRMVQLGKKGPAKELLKATDENLGFSLPFAEDWESVLEQFLVADGWHCATSHFLGSDSPKGPFMVVAELHKTSADTSGGVS; from the coding sequence ATGCGAGTCCTTGCATTTTTGGTCTACCTGCCAATCCAGATTGTGCTCCTGCCTCTGTTGATCGTGGCCGCTCTGATTTTTTCTTATTATCAGATCATGGTCAGTCGTCGGGTCGGGGTTTCCCAGACGGGCATCGAGGTACTGGGAGGGCGTGTTCATATGCACCTCTTCGGTCTTCGCCAGGATGAAGCCACCTTGGCCTTGTCGCGTGTGCTGCCCAACTTTTCGCTCCGGCTGACTCGATTCATGCTGTGGCCTCAGACCGTCTACTATTGGCTTGCCGGGCGGTCGATCCTCTACCCCACGGTGGTCGCGCCGGGGAAGGAAACTCTGGGACAGATGATCACCGCAAGGACCAGCTTTCTCGATGAGATTCTGGAAAGGGCTGCGCTCGAGATGCGCCAGGTCGTCTTTCTGGGGGCAGGCTATGACACGCGCGCTTACGGGCCGATGCGCCGGGAAGAGTTACGATTCTTCGAAGTCGATTTGCCTGTGACGCAGGCGTTGAAGATTGCGTGTCTAGACCAAGCCGGGCTTTCCCGCGATCACGTCACGTTTGTGACCACCGACTTCGAGAGCGACAATCTCTTCGAGCAGCTGGCGGCCGCCGGGTATGATCCGCAGCAGCCCACCCTGTTTTTATGGGAGGGAGTGACCCTGTATCTTGCCGAGTCCGATGTCCGCAGAACACTTGCCGACATCCGCGCGCATGCAGGCGCCGGCAGTGTGATTGCTTGTGATCTCTACAGCGATCGCATGGTGCAGTTGGGGAAAAAGGGTCCAGCGAAAGAGCTTCTGAAAGCTACGGACGAAAATCTGGGCTTTTCTCTCCCGTTTGCCGAAGACTGGGAATCGGTTCTCGAGCAGTTTCTGGTCGCGGACGGCTGGCACTGTGCGACCAGCCATTTCCTCGGAAGCGATAGCCCCAAGGGTCCCTTTATGGTGGTGGCCGAATTGCATAAAACGTCCGCCGATACTTCAGGAGGCGTCTCCTGA
- a CDS encoding acetoacetate--CoA ligase, producing the protein MSQPHTLWQPSEDLLRDSAMARFLRRAADLDARIVDYASLHTWSVRHADEFWRLWLEESGILHEGSPLPTEHENPSALGGNFFPNLKLNFAENLLRHRGDRPAVHGLSEGDEGGEGANDRTLTHDQLFDQVRRLQKSLIDLGIRPGDRVAGILPNIPEAVVAMLATTSLGAIWSSCSPDFGTQGVLKRFAQIEPRVLISADGYRYASKDFSCRHKLEEVAPGLDGLQAVVLIETRAGDEMPPDLAVPVLSWAGATARTDHEMQFSRLPFNHPLYILYSSGTTGVPKCIVHGAGGTLLQHSKELILHSDLRPDDNLLYFTTCGWMMWNWLVSGLYTGAAITLYDGSPAEPEIDAFWEAVARKKVTHAGTSPKYIGSCRGVVMPREKFDLSALRVVLSTGAPLLEEDFDWIYSHVSPDVLLASISGGTDIISCFMLGNPLLPVLRGEIQAAGLGMDIAAFDDRDQSVFQKRGELVCRRPFPSMPVSFWDDPGEEKYRGAYFRKENDVWYHGDYIELTRTHGDCGGVVVFGRSDATLNPAGVRIGTAEIYSLVETLPWVQDSIVVGQPHAGDVRIVLFVQARSGESLTEARVAEVRSLIRQQASPRHVPAFVLETPEVPYTLSGKKVELAVREVLAGGDPANEEALANPAALLHFRNRPELQ; encoded by the coding sequence GTGAGTCAGCCTCATACTCTTTGGCAGCCATCGGAAGACTTGTTGCGCGACAGCGCCATGGCAAGATTCCTGCGTCGCGCGGCCGATCTGGACGCCAGAATTGTGGACTATGCGTCGCTGCATACTTGGTCGGTGCGGCATGCTGACGAGTTCTGGCGTCTCTGGCTCGAGGAGTCCGGGATTCTCCATGAGGGCAGTCCCTTGCCGACAGAGCACGAGAACCCGTCGGCGCTCGGCGGGAATTTCTTTCCGAATCTCAAGCTGAACTTTGCCGAGAATCTTCTTCGCCACCGAGGCGATCGGCCCGCTGTCCACGGCCTCAGTGAGGGGGATGAGGGGGGCGAGGGGGCCAACGATCGGACGCTGACGCACGATCAGCTTTTTGATCAGGTGCGCCGGTTGCAGAAATCGCTGATCGATCTGGGTATTCGCCCGGGAGATCGAGTGGCGGGCATTCTGCCGAACATTCCCGAAGCGGTCGTGGCGATGTTGGCCACGACCAGTCTGGGTGCGATCTGGTCTTCGTGTTCGCCGGATTTTGGCACCCAGGGGGTGCTCAAGCGCTTCGCCCAGATCGAGCCTCGAGTGTTGATCAGCGCGGATGGCTACCGCTACGCGAGCAAGGATTTTTCCTGTCGTCACAAGCTCGAGGAGGTCGCGCCCGGACTCGATGGTCTGCAAGCGGTCGTTCTGATCGAGACGCGAGCGGGAGACGAAATGCCGCCGGATCTTGCTGTCCCGGTCTTGTCATGGGCAGGGGCCACCGCCCGCACCGACCACGAGATGCAGTTCTCTCGGCTTCCGTTCAATCACCCGCTCTATATTCTCTATAGTTCCGGGACCACGGGAGTTCCCAAATGTATTGTGCATGGGGCGGGGGGTACCCTTTTACAGCACAGCAAGGAATTGATCCTGCATTCCGACCTCCGCCCGGACGATAACCTTCTCTATTTCACAACCTGTGGCTGGATGATGTGGAATTGGTTGGTGTCGGGCCTTTATACCGGCGCGGCCATCACGCTCTACGACGGTTCTCCGGCCGAACCCGAGATCGATGCGTTCTGGGAGGCGGTCGCCCGCAAGAAGGTGACGCATGCGGGCACCAGTCCGAAGTATATCGGGAGCTGCCGCGGTGTGGTGATGCCGCGCGAGAAGTTTGATCTCTCGGCTCTGCGGGTGGTGCTCTCGACCGGCGCTCCCTTGCTGGAAGAGGATTTTGACTGGATCTACAGCCATGTTTCCCCCGACGTTCTTCTTGCCTCGATCAGTGGCGGTACCGATATCATTTCATGCTTCATGTTGGGCAATCCCTTGTTGCCGGTGCTCCGCGGTGAGATCCAGGCAGCCGGTCTCGGCATGGATATCGCTGCCTTCGATGATCGCGATCAGTCGGTGTTCCAGAAACGCGGGGAATTGGTTTGCCGCCGTCCGTTTCCCTCGATGCCGGTCTCGTTCTGGGATGATCCGGGAGAAGAGAAGTATCGCGGCGCTTACTTCAGGAAAGAAAACGACGTCTGGTACCATGGTGACTATATCGAACTGACGCGGACCCACGGGGATTGTGGCGGCGTGGTGGTATTCGGGCGCTCGGACGCAACCCTGAACCCCGCGGGTGTCCGGATCGGTACCGCCGAGATTTACAGCCTTGTCGAGACCCTGCCGTGGGTACAGGACAGCATTGTCGTCGGACAGCCCCATGCCGGTGATGTCCGGATCGTTCTCTTTGTTCAGGCCAGAAGCGGCGAGAGCCTTACCGAGGCGCGTGTGGCCGAAGTGCGATCGCTGATCCGCCAGCAAGCATCACCTAGACACGTCCCGGCCTTCGTCCTGGAGACGCCCGAGGTTCCCTACACGCTATCGGGAAAGAAAGTGGAATTGGCCGTGCGAGAAGTTCTTGCTGGCGGGGATCCGGCCAACGAGGAAGCGCTCGCCAATCCGGCCGCTTTGTTGCATTTTCGCAACCGGCCGGAGTTGCAATAA
- a CDS encoding haloalkane dehalogenase, which produces MILDGLPGRPAVPALERYGKKFTDVKGKRMAYVEVGEGDPIVFLHGNPTSSYLWRNIIPHLADSGRCIAPDLIGMGDSEKLENSNEDSYTFVEHREYLDALLAQLGVEKNVTLVIHDWGSALGFDWANRHRDAIKGIAYMEAIVAPFPDWSDWNPAITPVFQGFRSPAGEEMVLENNFFVDKVLPSSVLRRMGDAEKNAYGRPFLEAGEGRRPTLTWPRQIPIAGEPADVTAIATDYAAWLAESEVPKLLINAEPGAIMVGKQLELCRKWPNQTEVTVRGSHFIQEDSPDEIGQAIADWRGKLS; this is translated from the coding sequence ATGATTCTCGACGGGCTGCCGGGCCGGCCTGCGGTCCCGGCCCTCGAGCGCTACGGAAAGAAATTTACCGACGTCAAAGGCAAACGTATGGCGTACGTCGAAGTCGGCGAAGGCGATCCCATCGTTTTCCTGCACGGCAACCCGACATCTTCGTATTTATGGCGCAACATCATTCCGCACCTTGCCGACAGCGGCCGCTGTATTGCACCCGACCTGATCGGGATGGGAGACTCCGAGAAGTTGGAGAACAGCAACGAGGACTCCTACACTTTCGTGGAGCACCGCGAATATCTGGATGCGCTGCTCGCGCAATTAGGCGTGGAAAAAAACGTGACTCTGGTCATCCACGATTGGGGCTCGGCTCTCGGATTTGATTGGGCTAACCGCCATCGGGATGCCATCAAGGGGATCGCCTATATGGAAGCCATCGTCGCCCCTTTCCCCGACTGGTCAGACTGGAACCCCGCGATCACTCCTGTTTTTCAGGGATTCCGCTCGCCTGCAGGCGAAGAGATGGTGCTCGAGAACAACTTCTTTGTCGACAAGGTGCTGCCTTCCTCCGTCCTGCGGCGCATGGGGGACGCCGAGAAGAATGCCTACGGACGTCCCTTCCTGGAGGCCGGTGAGGGACGGCGGCCAACGCTGACCTGGCCTCGCCAGATTCCGATCGCCGGCGAGCCGGCGGACGTGACCGCCATTGCTACAGACTATGCCGCCTGGCTTGCCGAGAGCGAAGTCCCCAAACTGCTGATCAACGCAGAACCCGGTGCCATCATGGTCGGCAAGCAGTTGGAGCTATGCCGCAAATGGCCCAACCAGACCGAAGTGACGGTCCGGGGCTCGCATTTCATTCAGGAGGATTCGCCGGATGAGATTGGCCAGGCGATTGCCGACTGGCGCGGCAAATTATCGTAA
- a CDS encoding cytochrome P450, which produces MNDLEAAGLSLANPAAFADDKTLQASLALLRREAPVHLVSPEGFNPFWAITRHADILEIERQNHLFTNSPRSVLADAKVDEFSQSPEGQILRTLIHMDDPDHADYRNLTKDWWQPKSLRRLETRLEELAKTYVDRMRAQGATCDFVTEVAMGFPLQVIMSILGVPEKDEHRMLKLTQELFGSTDPDMKRDDGANPMVTLMEFAQYFNQLTEDRREKPTEDLASVIANGEIGGCPLGGVETASYYTIIATAGHDTTSSAISGGVLALVENPEAREALRSGDANLDHAVDEIIRWTTPVKHFMRTAQEDYELRGVKIRQSEALLLCYPSGNRDEEVFEDPFRFDITRHPNPHLAFGFGAHYCLGAKLARMEIRAILTELLPRIRSVELNGEPALVEANFVSGLKRLPLHVEWAD; this is translated from the coding sequence ATGAATGATCTCGAAGCAGCAGGCCTTTCTCTGGCGAACCCGGCAGCTTTTGCCGACGATAAAACCCTTCAGGCCTCGCTGGCTCTGCTGCGTCGAGAGGCCCCCGTCCACCTGGTTTCTCCCGAAGGATTCAATCCCTTCTGGGCGATCACGCGCCATGCGGATATCCTGGAGATCGAGCGACAGAATCATCTTTTCACCAACTCGCCCCGCTCCGTTCTGGCCGACGCCAAAGTCGACGAGTTCTCGCAGTCTCCGGAAGGACAGATCCTGCGCACTCTCATCCACATGGATGACCCCGACCACGCCGACTACCGAAACCTGACGAAGGACTGGTGGCAACCCAAGAGCCTGCGGCGGCTCGAAACTCGGCTGGAGGAATTGGCGAAGACCTACGTCGATCGCATGCGCGCCCAAGGCGCGACCTGCGACTTTGTTACCGAAGTCGCTATGGGGTTTCCCCTGCAGGTCATCATGAGCATTCTCGGCGTTCCCGAAAAAGACGAGCACCGGATGCTCAAACTCACTCAGGAACTCTTTGGCTCGACCGACCCCGATATGAAGCGCGACGACGGCGCCAACCCGATGGTCACCCTGATGGAGTTTGCGCAATATTTTAACCAACTCACCGAAGACCGCCGCGAGAAACCCACTGAAGATCTGGCAAGCGTGATCGCCAATGGCGAGATCGGCGGATGTCCTCTGGGCGGGGTCGAAACGGCCTCCTACTACACGATCATCGCTACAGCCGGTCACGATACGACCAGCTCGGCGATCAGCGGGGGCGTTCTGGCGCTGGTCGAAAATCCCGAGGCCCGCGAAGCGCTGCGCTCGGGCGACGCAAATCTGGATCATGCGGTCGACGAGATCATTCGCTGGACGACACCGGTCAAACATTTCATGCGGACCGCCCAGGAAGACTATGAGCTTCGCGGCGTGAAGATCCGCCAGAGCGAAGCCCTGCTGCTTTGCTATCCATCAGGCAATCGCGACGAAGAAGTGTTCGAAGATCCGTTTCGTTTCGACATCACCCGCCACCCCAACCCACATCTGGCTTTCGGGTTCGGCGCGCATTATTGTCTGGGCGCAAAACTGGCCCGCATGGAGATCCGAGCCATCCTCACCGAATTGCTCCCACGAATCCGCTCGGTCGAACTCAACGGAGAGCCCGCATTGGTCGAAGCGAACTTCGTCAGTGGCCTGAAAAGGCTGCCTCTGCACGTGGAATGGGCGGACTGA
- a CDS encoding glutathione S-transferase family protein codes for MAPQIILYTMPISQNAVRPEIALREKGLSFERVLVDLLAAEHHQPPLSELTPRRQVPTLVHRDGGEEIVIYESIAIIRLLDAWYPDPPLMPPLTNRTGYAEAVMRIEEFQAKLDVKNIFGSVVFGKQSRAVLSERIDQLRAELLHWDRYVEGRSYLAGEEFTLADIAVFPLLMHFEVLGYDFAAETPSLALYMDRCKARPSIEDTGWVKTFQEFVAVMNPEQVLAACT; via the coding sequence ATGGCGCCCCAAATCATCCTCTACACAATGCCCATATCCCAGAACGCGGTACGACCCGAGATTGCGCTGCGCGAAAAGGGACTCTCTTTCGAGAGGGTGCTGGTGGATCTTCTGGCCGCAGAGCATCATCAGCCGCCGCTGTCGGAACTCACGCCGCGTCGACAAGTCCCGACGCTGGTGCATCGCGATGGCGGAGAGGAGATTGTGATCTACGAGAGCATCGCGATCATCCGCCTGCTCGATGCCTGGTATCCCGACCCGCCGCTCATGCCGCCGCTGACCAACCGGACGGGCTATGCGGAAGCGGTGATGCGAATCGAGGAGTTTCAGGCGAAGCTCGACGTGAAGAACATTTTCGGATCCGTCGTCTTTGGCAAGCAGAGCCGCGCGGTTCTGTCGGAGCGGATTGATCAACTAAGAGCCGAACTGCTGCATTGGGATCGTTACGTGGAGGGTCGAAGCTACCTGGCCGGCGAGGAGTTTACGCTGGCAGACATCGCGGTCTTTCCTTTGCTGATGCACTTCGAGGTCCTCGGTTATGATTTTGCGGCCGAGACGCCCTCGCTGGCGCTTTATATGGATCGTTGCAAGGCACGCCCGAGCATCGAGGATACCGGTTGGGTCAAGACCTTTCAGGAATTCGTCGCGGTCATGAACCCCGAGCAGGTCCTCGCTGCCTGCACTTGA
- a CDS encoding class I SAM-dependent methyltransferase — translation MGNTGINILDLVSEVQKEADALRKNIGPSKVPVQQTQSEALAAAALRGDPKSYADPARASVPSRLYNNVHPAEAELHSHRGQLGRVIIFFKKFFRQMMRPALDRQASFNQALIQSLEALMEENRSMARNLEYLENEIAALPRGAAHEASPPSARDFNYEGFQERYRGSSEQVREMQSHYEGYFSEPADGPVLDLGCGRGEFLEVLREKSIPCSGVDLADAAVTFAKKRGLDIEKRDLIQALENSADQSLGGIVSFQVIEHLPLRAITRVLRLAKQKLRPGGILILETVNIASLYTHANAFTMDPTHSLALHPLTLQFMAEDARFSDINIVYGAEVPSEDKLETSDLPPELSENFRRLNTLLFAPQDYAIIARA, via the coding sequence GTGGGCAACACCGGTATCAACATTTTGGATCTTGTCAGCGAGGTTCAAAAAGAGGCCGATGCACTGCGCAAGAATATCGGCCCATCCAAAGTTCCGGTCCAACAAACACAATCGGAAGCATTGGCTGCTGCGGCGCTTCGCGGGGACCCGAAGTCCTACGCGGACCCGGCTCGCGCAAGTGTCCCGTCACGCCTGTATAATAACGTCCACCCCGCCGAAGCCGAGCTTCACTCCCATCGCGGCCAACTTGGTCGCGTCATCATTTTTTTCAAGAAATTTTTCCGTCAAATGATGCGTCCTGCGCTCGATCGACAAGCCAGTTTTAATCAAGCTCTGATTCAATCGCTGGAAGCGCTCATGGAAGAAAACCGTTCCATGGCGAGGAACCTCGAATATTTGGAGAATGAAATCGCAGCGCTCCCGCGGGGAGCGGCGCACGAGGCGAGTCCCCCTTCTGCTCGCGATTTTAATTATGAGGGCTTTCAGGAGCGCTACCGGGGATCCTCCGAACAAGTTCGGGAAATGCAGTCGCACTACGAGGGCTACTTCTCCGAGCCTGCGGATGGACCGGTCCTGGATCTGGGCTGCGGGCGCGGGGAATTTCTCGAAGTTCTGCGAGAGAAGTCGATCCCCTGCTCAGGCGTCGATCTCGCAGATGCAGCCGTGACGTTCGCAAAGAAGCGCGGCCTCGATATCGAGAAGCGCGATCTTATCCAAGCTCTCGAAAATTCGGCTGATCAGAGCCTCGGGGGGATTGTTTCGTTTCAGGTAATCGAGCACCTTCCCCTGCGGGCGATCACCAGAGTCCTGCGGTTGGCGAAACAAAAACTGCGGCCTGGCGGGATCCTGATTCTGGAAACTGTAAACATCGCAAGCCTTTATACCCACGCCAACGCCTTCACGATGGATCCCACTCATAGCCTCGCCCTGCACCCCTTAACCCTCCAATTCATGGCAGAGGATGCACGCTTCAGCGATATCAATATTGTTTATGGGGCGGAGGTCCCCTCCGAGGACAAGCTCGAAACGAGCGATTTGCCCCCTGAACTTTCGGAAAATTTCCGCCGACTCAATACTTTGCTCTTTGCACCACAGGACTATGCGATCATCGCGAGAGCCTAA
- a CDS encoding glycosyltransferase family 4 protein — MREALQSAGYEVRIFADAADAASEAKPARKAFSFLRRHRGLVIYHHGIQWESGTKLLDLVRGPLMIRDHNVTPSRFFEGINDDYSENTRRGLEQRRALASRSNVARYLPCSNFSASELTSFGANPALVTPLPPIHNIDRLINTDSDGETLKRWSQNPADILFVGRITPNKGHRRLIRIAAIYRELFGESLRVRFVGPIADELRAWQQLLEEDAGKMGLRSQIDITGAVSVEELKAAYLTSRLFVSCSEHEGFCVPLVEASAMGLPILIGEQSAMVETMGDVAMTFGKTQDDAMATMIHRLLKSPVDRENVRREQQLSMERRFARKVLLDRFLEIVHQVGT, encoded by the coding sequence ATGCGAGAAGCTCTTCAATCTGCGGGCTATGAAGTCCGTATTTTCGCCGACGCGGCCGACGCGGCATCGGAAGCAAAACCTGCTCGCAAGGCTTTTTCCTTTCTCCGCCGGCATCGAGGCTTGGTGATTTACCACCATGGCATTCAGTGGGAATCTGGCACAAAACTGCTCGACTTGGTGCGTGGCCCCCTGATGATCCGGGATCATAACGTCACGCCATCTCGATTCTTCGAGGGGATCAACGACGATTATTCCGAAAACACTCGCAGGGGACTTGAGCAACGACGTGCCCTGGCGAGTCGGTCCAACGTGGCGCGCTACCTGCCCTGTTCGAACTTTAGTGCTTCCGAACTGACCTCCTTCGGAGCCAATCCAGCGCTGGTCACCCCGCTCCCACCAATCCATAATATCGACCGTCTGATCAATACGGATTCTGACGGCGAAACTTTGAAGCGATGGTCCCAGAACCCAGCTGACATCCTCTTCGTCGGGCGAATTACGCCAAACAAGGGTCATCGACGATTGATCCGAATTGCCGCCATTTACCGGGAGCTTTTTGGCGAATCCTTGAGAGTGCGCTTCGTTGGCCCTATCGCGGATGAACTCAGGGCCTGGCAGCAGCTCCTCGAAGAAGACGCCGGCAAAATGGGCCTCCGCTCGCAAATCGACATCACCGGAGCCGTCAGCGTCGAGGAGCTCAAGGCAGCCTACTTGACCTCTCGGCTATTTGTTTCCTGCTCGGAACATGAAGGATTCTGCGTGCCGTTGGTGGAGGCGAGTGCCATGGGACTTCCCATTCTGATCGGCGAGCAGAGCGCGATGGTCGAAACGATGGGAGATGTTGCGATGACTTTTGGCAAAACGCAGGATGATGCGATGGCAACGATGATCCATCGCCTTCTAAAGTCGCCAGTCGATCGCGAAAACGTGCGGCGGGAACAACAATTATCGATGGAAAGACGGTTCGCTCGCAAAGTCCTCCTCGATCGATTTCTTGAAATCGTGCATCAAGTGGGCACATGA
- a CDS encoding glycosyltransferase family 4 protein, translated as MKISIIQQRYGKKVLGGAETLGALIARLLAPHHEVEILTTTAVDYDTWKNVFPPGTTAEDGFQVRRFPVQQGRTPEFDRLTDVIHLNCAAGEFPLLNTSERDQFLRRLRNLPDGVQEKFIQAQGPIAPGIGEHLRQNQPDAALFMTYLYPTTYDGLLAVPPDRANIVPTLHDEIPAYLPVFGRRISRARLLCCTNSEIALAARLYPDVPLRTEKLGFGLGLPKDEVRPPKSPPFLLYAGRIDAHKGVPDLMKWYAEMRDLHSDPPRLVLIGGKGPEYQRLPGVEVRGFVSEEEKLELMRTALAFVHPSPFESLGIVLLEALACRTPVIVTKKSEVMVEHCRESQAGVWIENGAELAAITKRLSSGDLRRELGDRGRRWVEREYSIESYTGRLLQAFPVSAPPPAP; from the coding sequence ATGAAGATCTCCATCATCCAGCAACGGTACGGAAAGAAGGTTCTGGGCGGCGCGGAAACGCTCGGAGCGTTGATCGCTCGATTGCTTGCGCCGCACCACGAGGTTGAGATCCTCACAACCACAGCCGTCGATTACGATACCTGGAAAAATGTATTCCCCCCCGGCACCACTGCCGAAGACGGTTTTCAGGTGCGCCGGTTCCCGGTCCAGCAGGGGCGTACTCCAGAATTCGATCGCCTGACCGATGTGATCCATCTCAATTGTGCGGCCGGCGAGTTCCCGCTGCTCAACACCTCGGAGCGCGACCAATTCCTTCGCCGTCTCCGCAACTTGCCGGACGGAGTGCAGGAGAAATTTATCCAGGCACAGGGACCCATCGCCCCCGGCATCGGCGAGCATTTGCGACAAAACCAACCGGACGCAGCCCTCTTCATGACCTATCTCTATCCAACGACCTACGATGGGTTGCTGGCCGTCCCCCCGGATCGGGCCAATATCGTGCCCACACTTCACGATGAAATCCCCGCCTATCTGCCGGTTTTCGGTCGCCGCATCTCTCGAGCCCGACTTTTATGTTGCACGAATTCCGAGATCGCCCTCGCGGCGCGCCTTTATCCGGATGTGCCTCTCAGGACGGAAAAGCTGGGCTTTGGTCTGGGCCTGCCGAAAGACGAAGTCCGCCCGCCGAAGTCTCCCCCCTTTCTACTCTATGCGGGTCGCATTGACGCGCATAAAGGTGTTCCCGATCTGATGAAATGGTATGCGGAGATGCGCGATTTGCACTCCGACCCACCGCGACTGGTTCTGATCGGAGGAAAAGGCCCTGAATACCAGAGACTCCCCGGCGTCGAAGTGCGCGGATTTGTTTCGGAAGAAGAAAAACTCGAACTTATGCGCACGGCATTGGCATTCGTGCACCCCTCCCCTTTCGAAAGTCTTGGCATCGTATTGCTCGAAGCCCTCGCATGTCGCACGCCCGTGATTGTCACGAAAAAATCCGAGGTGATGGTGGAGCATTGTCGCGAGAGTCAGGCTGGAGTCTGGATCGAGAACGGAGCCGAACTGGCCGCCATCACCAAGCGACTTTCTTCCGGCGACCTGCGCCGCGAGCTCGGCGATCGTGGCCGACGCTGGGTCGAGCGCGAATACAGCATCGAGAGCTACACCGGGCGCCTGCTGCAAGCCTTTCCCGTCTCAGCTCCTCCTCCAGCACCATAG
- a CDS encoding glycerophosphodiester phosphodiesterase family protein encodes MSESFKVIAHRGASAHAPENTMPAFTKAVELGTSEIELDIRFSADEEIIVFHDDRLDAKTALRGRVREHPAAVLFRTEIGSWFDRQHPEEKNQYAGTCLIGLRTVFEQMNGHVHYHVELKGDDDLLPLRLLQMIDVFDLRERVTVSSFSVDRLREVQRLAPEIPLCLLLWRNMKDTRNSRYSSELEGLSHEQIQQFWTDEAAAAGFQQIGVSAADLVPHTMAHATDRGLDVRGWGVHNQDDLRRLYEVGAVGATVNWPGLALQAIRERFADRS; translated from the coding sequence ATGTCGGAGTCTTTCAAAGTAATCGCACATCGCGGGGCGTCAGCGCATGCCCCTGAAAATACGATGCCGGCTTTTACGAAAGCAGTAGAGCTGGGCACATCGGAGATCGAGCTCGATATTCGCTTTTCGGCCGACGAGGAGATCATCGTCTTCCATGACGACCGGCTGGACGCCAAAACCGCTCTTCGAGGCAGAGTTCGCGAACACCCCGCGGCCGTCCTCTTCCGCACCGAAATCGGGTCCTGGTTCGACCGACAACATCCGGAAGAAAAAAATCAATACGCGGGCACTTGTCTGATCGGACTCCGGACCGTTTTCGAGCAGATGAATGGCCACGTGCACTACCATGTCGAGCTGAAAGGCGATGACGATCTCCTCCCGCTGCGACTCCTGCAAATGATCGATGTCTTCGATTTGCGCGAACGGGTGACCGTGTCTTCTTTCTCGGTGGATCGCCTGCGCGAAGTCCAGCGACTCGCCCCCGAGATCCCGCTCTGCCTCTTGCTCTGGCGTAATATGAAAGACACTCGGAACTCTCGATATAGCTCCGAACTCGAGGGCCTATCGCACGAGCAAATCCAGCAGTTCTGGACAGACGAGGCCGCCGCAGCCGGCTTCCAGCAGATCGGGGTAAGTGCAGCCGACTTGGTGCCGCATACAATGGCCCACGCCACGGATCGCGGGCTGGACGTGAGAGGCTGGGGCGTGCACAACCAGGACGACCTGCGAAGGCTTTACGAAGTCGGCGCCGTCGGTGCGACTGTGAATTGGCCTGGCCTCGCCCTGCAGGCCATCCGGGAACGATTCGCTGATCGATCCTGA